The proteins below come from a single Natrinema sp. SYSU A 869 genomic window:
- the htpX gene encoding zinc metalloprotease HtpX, with the protein MKWQADWGLRFRMFVTMFLLFALYIVFAGVITLYVGGGLLLFGLMFGGFSLVQYYFSDTLTLRSMGAKTVSADEYPQLHASIERLSQQADLPKPKVAVVDSKVPNAFATGRNQKNAAVCVTTGIMRTLDADELDGVLAHELSHVKNRDMMVMTIASFLSTIAFMMVRWGAFFGGGHGRGRQGGGGGIIVAILVSLVVWIISYLLIRALSRYREYAADRGAAAITGNPSALASALLKISGEMDKVPKDDMREEAEMNAFFIIPIKSGVVGRLFSTHPPTERRVEQLRDLEREMQSF; encoded by the coding sequence ATGAAATGGCAGGCGGACTGGGGATTGCGGTTCCGAATGTTTGTAACGATGTTTCTGCTGTTCGCGTTGTACATCGTCTTCGCGGGCGTGATCACGCTCTACGTTGGCGGTGGACTGTTGCTCTTCGGGCTCATGTTCGGCGGGTTCTCGCTCGTGCAGTACTACTTCAGCGACACGCTCACGCTACGGAGCATGGGCGCGAAGACGGTCTCGGCCGATGAGTACCCGCAACTGCACGCCTCGATTGAACGACTCTCACAGCAGGCCGACCTCCCGAAACCGAAGGTGGCGGTCGTCGACTCGAAGGTCCCGAACGCCTTCGCGACCGGACGCAACCAGAAAAATGCGGCCGTCTGTGTGACGACGGGGATCATGCGGACGCTCGATGCCGACGAACTCGACGGCGTCCTCGCCCACGAACTCTCTCACGTCAAAAACCGCGACATGATGGTGATGACGATCGCCTCGTTCCTCTCGACCATTGCGTTCATGATGGTCCGCTGGGGCGCGTTCTTCGGCGGCGGCCACGGCCGCGGCCGTCAGGGCGGTGGCGGCGGCATCATTGTCGCGATCCTCGTCTCGCTGGTCGTCTGGATCATCAGCTACCTGCTCATTCGGGCGCTCTCGCGATACCGCGAGTACGCTGCCGATCGCGGGGCCGCTGCCATCACCGGCAACCCGTCGGCGCTCGCCTCCGCCCTCCTGAAGATCTCGGGCGAGATGGATAAGGTTCCGAAAGACGACATGCGCGAGGAAGCCGAGATGAACGCCTTCTTCATCATCCCGATCAAGTCCGGCGTCGTCGGTCGGCTCTTCTCGACACATCCGCCGACCGAGCGCCGCGTCGAACAGCTTCGGGACCTCGAGCGCGAAATGCAATCTTTCTAA
- a CDS encoding creatininase family protein, with protein MPSPDSVLLEECTWPEVETALENGTRTVIVAVGSIEQHGPHLPLNMDTLDGDELSRRIVEEFGDALAAPTIRPGCSGHHMAFPGTITMPPETLMDVIRAYCRSLDDHGFEHVVLVPTHGGNFAPVSTVAPEIAREIDASVITLADLDDHMELLNEGLREAGIEYQQDVIHAGAAETAMILAIEEGLVRTDRLEAGPEGSISTARLLSEGFESITENGVLGDPGEAIADAGAEIFDTVTDAYVERIEAERNVV; from the coding sequence ATGCCCTCCCCTGATTCGGTACTCCTCGAGGAGTGCACGTGGCCGGAAGTCGAAACGGCGCTCGAAAACGGAACGCGGACGGTGATCGTGGCGGTCGGCTCGATCGAGCAACACGGGCCGCACCTGCCGCTGAATATGGATACGCTGGACGGCGACGAACTCTCGCGACGCATCGTCGAAGAGTTCGGTGACGCACTGGCAGCGCCGACGATTCGGCCCGGCTGCTCGGGCCATCATATGGCGTTCCCGGGAACGATCACGATGCCGCCGGAGACGCTGATGGACGTGATCCGCGCCTACTGCCGCTCACTGGATGATCACGGGTTCGAGCACGTCGTCCTCGTCCCGACACACGGCGGGAACTTCGCGCCGGTCTCGACCGTCGCGCCCGAAATTGCCCGCGAGATCGACGCATCCGTGATCACCCTCGCGGACCTCGACGACCACATGGAACTGCTGAATGAGGGGCTTCGCGAGGCCGGCATCGAGTACCAGCAGGACGTTATCCACGCTGGGGCCGCCGAAACGGCCATGATCCTCGCAATCGAGGAGGGGCTCGTCCGCACGGATCGGCTCGAGGCAGGACCGGAAGGGTCGATTTCCACCGCGCGACTACTCAGCGAGGGGTTCGAATCGATCACCGAGAACGGCGTTCTCGGAGACCCCGGCGAAGCCATCGCCGACGCTGGTGCGGAGATTTTCGACACCGTCACCGACGCGTACGTCGAACGGATCGAAGCCGAGCGCAATGTCGTGTGA
- a CDS encoding 60S ribosomal export protein NMD3, protein MSESRAFCPRCGDPVPERSASDANNPLRPGAEVELCDSCYFEDFDFVDAPDRIDVRVCARCGAVYRGNRWVDVGAEDYTDIAIEEVSKALAVHVDVEDVAWQIDPEQVDQNTIRMHCFFTGVVRGTPVEEQVTVPVRIARQTCTRCGRIAGDYYASIVQIRAEDRTPTTEEIERAKEISTQIVADMEATGDRNAFVTETSETDDGLNIRVSTNKIGKKISNKMLEEFGGTVNDAETLVTEDEDGNEVYRVTFAVRLPPYTPGNVIALADDDGGPVLVRSARGNLKGIRVTTGERYEASYEEGNSPDARRLGDLEDAAEATVVTVEDENAVQVLDPETFQAKTVSRPDYFDPDAETVPVLKSRAGLHILPDESDD, encoded by the coding sequence ATGAGTGAGTCGCGTGCGTTCTGTCCCCGGTGTGGGGACCCCGTCCCCGAACGATCGGCGAGCGACGCGAACAATCCGTTGCGGCCCGGTGCCGAGGTCGAACTCTGCGATTCCTGTTACTTCGAGGACTTCGACTTCGTGGACGCACCGGACCGGATCGACGTTCGCGTCTGCGCCCGCTGTGGTGCAGTCTACCGGGGGAATCGATGGGTCGATGTCGGTGCGGAAGACTACACGGACATCGCCATCGAGGAGGTCAGTAAGGCGCTGGCCGTCCACGTCGACGTCGAAGACGTCGCCTGGCAGATCGATCCCGAACAGGTCGACCAGAACACGATCCGGATGCACTGTTTCTTCACGGGCGTCGTCCGCGGGACTCCAGTCGAAGAGCAGGTGACAGTCCCGGTTAGGATCGCCCGGCAGACCTGCACCCGCTGTGGGCGGATCGCTGGCGACTACTACGCCAGCATCGTCCAGATCCGCGCCGAGGACCGCACCCCGACGACCGAGGAGATCGAGCGAGCGAAGGAAATCTCGACCCAGATCGTCGCTGACATGGAGGCCACGGGCGACCGCAACGCCTTCGTCACGGAGACGAGCGAGACCGACGACGGACTGAACATCAGGGTCTCGACTAACAAGATCGGCAAGAAGATCTCGAACAAGATGCTCGAGGAGTTCGGCGGCACCGTTAACGACGCCGAGACCCTCGTCACCGAGGACGAGGACGGCAACGAGGTCTATCGGGTTACCTTCGCCGTTCGTCTGCCACCCTATACCCCCGGCAACGTCATCGCCCTCGCCGATGACGACGGCGGCCCTGTCCTCGTCCGCAGCGCCCGCGGCAACCTCAAGGGCATCCGCGTGACGACCGGCGAGCGCTACGAGGCGAGCTACGAGGAGGGGAACTCGCCCGACGCGCGGAGGCTGGGCGACCTCGAGGACGCCGCCGAAGCCACGGTGGTCACCGTCGAAGACGAGAACGCCGTACAGGTACTCGATCCCGAGACCTTTCAGGCGAAGACCGTCTCGCGGCCGGACTACTTCGATCCTGACGCCGAGACCGTGCCCGTCCTGAAGAGCCGCGCCGGACTGCATATTCTGCCCGACGAGAGTGATGACTGA
- a CDS encoding class I SAM-dependent methyltransferase family protein translates to MTDEDATGGDAADEDATDQSASDDTLERTVDEVLEPAVADAPLAAIVEKPRAETAIESLRAEGVYDDSRRVREARGRSGAKPSDHANGSSTREDGPDGVALPITEPPTETAVLEVVKQLEPEPRTPDLEALLADRGWHDDALESVPGSWAVIGSVILVTVPEGCPDEGELGEALLELHGEADSVLADEGIANDGASGTYREPRTRLIAGDDDTETVHTEHGTRYGLDPATVMFSPGNQAERARMGEVVSADHRSADGSPRDADERVFDMFAGIGYFTLPMARAGAQVTATEINPTAFRYLLENAMLNDVDDRVDAYMTDCRDLASEIEADRVVMGYYGSADGTSESDEETAHGTRTDEAHDFLEDALAALVPGGVVHYHEATPEARLWERPLERLETAAAAADRELEVLEKRRVKSHSAGVAHVVVDARFE, encoded by the coding sequence ATGACTGACGAGGACGCGACCGGTGGAGACGCGGCTGACGAGGACGCAACGGACCAGTCGGCGTCCGACGACACCCTCGAACGGACGGTCGACGAGGTCCTCGAACCCGCGGTAGCGGACGCGCCCCTCGCAGCGATCGTTGAGAAGCCGCGCGCAGAGACGGCCATCGAGTCGCTGCGCGCCGAGGGAGTCTACGATGATTCGCGGCGCGTGCGCGAGGCGCGAGGGCGAAGCGGAGCAAAGCCCTCAGACCATGCGAACGGGTCTTCGACCCGTGAGGACGGACCCGACGGGGTCGCGCTGCCGATCACGGAACCGCCGACCGAGACCGCGGTGCTCGAGGTCGTCAAGCAACTCGAGCCCGAGCCCCGAACCCCGGATCTCGAGGCGCTACTGGCCGACCGGGGCTGGCACGACGATGCTCTCGAGTCGGTTCCGGGCTCGTGGGCGGTGATCGGCTCGGTGATCCTCGTGACGGTCCCCGAGGGCTGTCCCGACGAGGGCGAGTTGGGCGAGGCCCTGCTCGAACTCCACGGCGAAGCTGACAGCGTGCTGGCCGACGAGGGAATCGCGAACGACGGCGCGTCCGGCACCTATCGCGAACCACGCACTCGCCTGATCGCCGGGGACGACGACACGGAGACGGTTCATACCGAGCACGGAACCCGATACGGGCTGGATCCCGCGACGGTAATGTTCTCGCCCGGGAATCAGGCTGAGCGCGCCCGAATGGGCGAGGTCGTGTCCGCGGATCATAGATCTGCGGACGGATCGCCGCGAGACGCCGACGAACGCGTGTTTGACATGTTCGCCGGTATCGGCTACTTCACCCTCCCGATGGCCCGGGCCGGCGCGCAGGTGACGGCGACCGAGATCAACCCGACCGCCTTTCGGTACCTGCTCGAGAACGCGATGCTCAACGACGTCGATGATCGGGTCGACGCGTACATGACCGACTGCCGCGACCTCGCGAGCGAGATCGAGGCCGATCGGGTCGTCATGGGCTACTACGGGAGCGCGGACGGTACCAGCGAGAGCGACGAGGAGACAGCACACGGAACCCGAACCGACGAGGCACATGACTTCCTCGAGGATGCCCTCGCGGCGCTCGTCCCCGGCGGTGTCGTCCACTACCACGAGGCGACCCCCGAAGCGCGGCTGTGGGAGCGGCCGCTCGAGCGCCTCGAGACAGCCGCCGCCGCGGCAGACCGAGAGCTCGAGGTCCTCGAGAAGCGACGGGTGAAGAGCCATAGCGCGGGCGTCGCACACGTCGTCGTCGACGCGCGATTCGAGTAA